One genomic segment of Gasterosteus aculeatus chromosome 6, fGasAcu3.hap1.1, whole genome shotgun sequence includes these proteins:
- the papolg gene encoding poly(A) polymerase gamma isoform X1 encodes MKEMSSNMPGGQQPQKHYGITSAISLAPPREIDNQYTKKLCDAMKPFGVFEDEEELNHRLAVLGKLNNFVKEWISEISELKNLPPSAISCVGGKIFTFGSYRLGVHTKGADIDALCVAPRHVERSDFFQSFFEKFKQHEEIKDLRAVEDAFVPVIKFKFDGIEIDLLFARLALQSIPDNLDLRGDSILRNLDIRCIRSLNGCRVTDEILYLVPNKENFRLTLRAIKLWAKRRGIYSNMLGFLGGVSWAMLVARTCQLYPNAVAATLVHKFFLVFSKWEWPNPVLLKQPEDSNLNLPVWDPRVNPSDRYHLMPIITPAYPQQNSTYNVSTSTRTIMSEEFKYGLSVTDEILQGKAEWSKLFEPPNFFQKYKHYIVLTASASTEENHLEWIGLVESKIRVLVGNLERNEYITLAHVNPQSFPGSKENRNENDFVSMWFIGIIFKKVENAESVNIDLTYDIQSFTDTVYRQANNINMLKDGMKIEATHVKKKQLHQYLPPELVQKKKRSIAELNRSSNGGSSKRISLDSSHLDSSRDTDSGTPFTSPSSKPLKPASDTEDSVSPPKQLFVEAFPAPGAEAAAAATATDQGMSIPVIGSNSEEPAAKAKPASPPASSSSATAQSGDEEPKPASSPQEEPNGLEDPVNGASVKRPHSPTQEDLAKRHKETEVVANDDSAFKEPYPPSSDSCTQGETALSGSKAKPIPTIDTSRTQRLPSMELPDASSPLPASNSCRVVKNSIKLALNRHNITPPKPTVCEGPVTADAPPAVEEKGMSIPVIGSKHVASKLAVPPVGSSIPTLVSRVSDPLNGATAKRPHSPSLEEQAKRLKETEKARIHIA; translated from the exons ATGAAAGAAATGTCGAG CAACATGCCTGGtgggcagcagcctcagaaacACTATGGCATCACTTCTGCCATCAGCCTGGCCCCCCCGCGAGAAATAGACAACCAGTACACCAAGAAGCTCTGCGACGCTATGAAACCTTTTGGGGTGTTTGAAGACGAAGAGGAATTGAACCACCG ACTTGCAGTTCTCGGGAAGTTGAATAACTTTGTGAAAGAATGGATCTCAGAGATTAGTGAATTAAAG AACCTCCCGCCTTCAGCTATAAGCTGCGTCGGGGGCAAGATATTTACATTTGGTTCGTACAGGCTTGGAGTACACACAAAAG GAGCTGATATTGATGCCTTATGTGTGGCCCCACGCCACGTAGAGAGAAGCGACTTTTTCCAGTCTTTCTTTGAGAAATTCAAACAGCACGAAGAAATCAAAGACCTGAGG GCTGTGGAGGATGCTTTTGTACCGGTGATAAAATTCAAATTTGATGGAATAGAG ATCGACCTGCTTTTTGCCAGACTGGCCTTACAGTCCATTCCAGACAACTTGGACCTGAGGGGAGACTCCATCCTGAGGAACCTGGACATCCGGTGTATCCGCAGTCTTAACG GTTGTCGAGTGACTGATGAAATTCTGTACCTGGTGCCAAACAAGGAGAACTTTAGGCTGACACTGAGAGCCATCAAACTGTGGGCCAAAC GCCGTGGGATTTACTCCAACATGCTGGGCTTTCTGGGCGGAGTGTCTTGGGCCATGCTGGTGGCCAGGACCTGCCAGCTGTACCCAAACGCTGTGGCCGCCACGCTGGTCCACAAGTTCTTCCTGGTGTTTTCCAAATG GGAGTGGCCGAATCCTGTGCTATTGAAACAGCCGGAGGACAGTAATCTGAATTTACCCGTGTGGGATCCCAGA gTGAACCCATCCGACAGATACCACCTGATGCCCATCATCACCCCCGCCTACCCCCAGCAGAACTCCACGTACAATGTCTCCACGTCGACGCGCACCATCATGAGCGAGGAGTTCAAATACG GCCTTAGCGTCACAGACGAGATCCTTCAGGGAAAAGCTGAATGGTCCAAACTCTTTGAGCCACCAAACTTTTTCCAAAAGTACAA GCATTACATCGTGCTGACCGCCAGCGCTTCCACAGAAGAAAACCATTTAGAATG gatcGGCCTGGTGGAGTCAAAGATCCGCGTTCTGGTGGGAAACCTGGAGAGGAATGAGTACATCACCCTGGCTCACGTCAACCCCCAGTCCTTCCCCGGCTCCAAAGAGAACCGCAACGA GAACGACTTTGTGTCCATGTGGTTCATTGGGATCATCTTCAAGAAAGTGGAGAACGCGGAGAGTGTGAACATCGACCTGACGTACGACATCCAGTCCTTCACAGATACTG TTTACAGACAagccaacaacatcaacatgctGAAGGATGGGATGAAGATTGAAGCGACGCACGTGAAGAAGAAACAGCTCCATCAGTACCTTCCTCCCGAACtggtgcagaagaagaagagg AGTATAGCGGAGTTGAACCGTAGCTCCAATGGGGGGAGCTCTAAGCGCATCTCTCTGGACAGCAGTCACCTGGACAGCTCCAGAGACACTGACTCTGGGACTCCCTTCACCTCCCCATCCAGCAAACCCTTGAAGCCCGCGTCCGACACGGAGGACAG cGTCAGTCCTCCCAAGCAGCTCTTTGTGGAGGCCTTCCCAGCACCCGgtgctgaagcagcagcagcagctactgCTACAGACCAGGGCATGTCCATCCCTGTTATTGGCTCCA ATTCCGAAGAGCCAGCGGCCAAAGCGAAGCCCGCCTCCCCGCCGGCCAGCAGCTCCTCGGCGACGGCGCAGAGCGGCGACGAGGAGCCCAAGCCCGCCAGCAGCCCCCAAGAGGAGCCTAACGGCCTAGAGGACCCGGTCAACGGCGCCTCTGTCAAGAGACCGCACTCGCCAACGCAAGAGGACTTGGCCAAGAGGCACAAAGAGACAGAG gTGGTTGCAAATGATGACTCTGCTTTTAAAGAGCCATATCCGCCGTCCTCAGACTCATGCACACAGGGAGAA ACCGCCCTCTCCGGCTCAAAGGCGAAGCCGATTCCAACCATCGATACCTCGAGAACACAG AGACTTCCCAGCATGGAGCTGCCAGACGCCTCCTCGCCTCTACCAGCCAGCAACAGCTGCCGCGTCGTGAAGAATTCCATTAAACTGGCCCTCAATCGCCATAA CATCACACCTCCCAAGCCTACAGTGTGTGAGGGCCCCGTCACCGCCGACGCTCCTCCTGCAGTCGAAGAAAAGGGCATGTCCATTCCCGTCATCGGCTCAA AACACGTGGCGTCCAAACTCGCGGTGCCGCCCGTCGGCAGCTCCATCCCCACGCTGGTGAGTCGAGTGTCCGACCCGCTGAACGGAGCGACCGCCAAGAGGCCCCACTCTCCCTCCCTGGAGGAGCAGGCCAAGCGGCTCAAAGAGACGGAAAAGGCCAGGATCCACATAGCttga
- the LOC120821033 gene encoding transmembrane protein 229b has translation MSVHCRAWTFLSSRWIPAFASGSIPWFKTSACDRGIAVITRSRLMFSSRSSHANTHTHTQGSKGITKAQGPICCTRMEARKRNARRALGSNDPGTGTDLGAPAAPSRPLATVARLYVYALHGCLCEVAFTAALDWWYTRDWRLAGHSSLWALPMYAAAIYLMEVMRGRLLARRLALPARLAAYTGFIYLWEFSCGAGLTLLGACPWDYSHYTYNLAGLVTLEYALPWTVAAFIAEQHVIENTLRIRLN, from the exons ATGTCAGTTCATTGCCGCGCATGGACGTTTTTGTCCTCCAGGTGGATCCCGGCTTTCGCTTCCGGGTCCATCCCTTGGTTCAAGACCTCAGCCTGTGACAGAGGCATCGCTGTCATAACACGGAGCCGCTTAATGTTTAGCTCAAGATCCTCtcacgctaacacacacacacacacacaggggagcaAAGGGATTACAAAGGCACAGGGACCCATATGCTGCACGAGGATGGAGGCGAGAAAGCGCAATGCCAGGAGAGCACTAGGTAGTAATGACCCAG GTACCGGCACAGACCTCGGGGCGCCGGCAGCGCCGAGCCGCCCCCTCGCTACCGTAGCCCGTCTCTACGTGTACGCACTGCACGGCTGCCTCTGCGAGGTGGCCTTCACCGCCGCGTTGGACTGGTGGTACACCCGCGACTGGAGGCTGGCAGGCCACAGCAGCTTGTGGGCGCTGCCCATGTACGCCGCCGCCATCTACCTGATGGAGGTCATGAGAGGCCGGCTGCTGGCTCGCCGCCTCGCGCTCCCGGCGCGCCTGGCGGCCTACACCGGGTTCATCTACCTGTGGGAGTTCAGCTGCGGGGCGGGGCTGACTTTGCTGGGGGCCTGTCCCTGGGACTACTCCCATTACACGTACAACCTGGCGGGACTGGTGACTCTGGAGTACGCTCTGCCCTGGACTGTGGCGGCATTCATAGCTGAGCAGCACGTGATCGAGAACACGCTGAGGATAAGACTCAACTGA
- the papolg gene encoding poly(A) polymerase gamma isoform X2: MKEMSSNMPGGQQPQKHYGITSAISLAPPREIDNQYTKKLCDAMKPFGVFEDEEELNHRLAVLGKLNNFVKEWISEISELKNLPPSAISCVGGKIFTFGSYRLGVHTKGADIDALCVAPRHVERSDFFQSFFEKFKQHEEIKDLRAVEDAFVPVIKFKFDGIEIDLLFARLALQSIPDNLDLRGDSILRNLDIRCIRSLNGCRVTDEILYLVPNKENFRLTLRAIKLWAKRRGIYSNMLGFLGGVSWAMLVARTCQLYPNAVAATLVHKFFLVFSKWEWPNPVLLKQPEDSNLNLPVWDPRVNPSDRYHLMPIITPAYPQQNSTYNVSTSTRTIMSEEFKYGLSVTDEILQGKAEWSKLFEPPNFFQKYKHYIVLTASASTEENHLEWIGLVESKIRVLVGNLERNEYITLAHVNPQSFPGSKENRNENDFVSMWFIGIIFKKVENAESVNIDLTYDIQSFTDTVYRQANNINMLKDGMKIEATHVKKKQLHQYLPPELVQKKKRSIAELNRSSNGGSSKRISLDSSHLDSSRDTDSGTPFTSPSSKPLKPASDTEDSVSPPKQLFVEAFPAPGAEAAAAATATDQGMSIPVIGSKPAAKAKPASPPASSSSATAQSGDEEPKPASSPQEEPNGLEDPVNGASVKRPHSPTQEDLAKRHKETEVVANDDSAFKEPYPPSSDSCTQGETALSGSKAKPIPTIDTSRTQRLPSMELPDASSPLPASNSCRVVKNSIKLALNRHNITPPKPTVCEGPVTADAPPAVEEKGMSIPVIGSKHVASKLAVPPVGSSIPTLVSRVSDPLNGATAKRPHSPSLEEQAKRLKETEKARIHIA, translated from the exons ATGAAAGAAATGTCGAG CAACATGCCTGGtgggcagcagcctcagaaacACTATGGCATCACTTCTGCCATCAGCCTGGCCCCCCCGCGAGAAATAGACAACCAGTACACCAAGAAGCTCTGCGACGCTATGAAACCTTTTGGGGTGTTTGAAGACGAAGAGGAATTGAACCACCG ACTTGCAGTTCTCGGGAAGTTGAATAACTTTGTGAAAGAATGGATCTCAGAGATTAGTGAATTAAAG AACCTCCCGCCTTCAGCTATAAGCTGCGTCGGGGGCAAGATATTTACATTTGGTTCGTACAGGCTTGGAGTACACACAAAAG GAGCTGATATTGATGCCTTATGTGTGGCCCCACGCCACGTAGAGAGAAGCGACTTTTTCCAGTCTTTCTTTGAGAAATTCAAACAGCACGAAGAAATCAAAGACCTGAGG GCTGTGGAGGATGCTTTTGTACCGGTGATAAAATTCAAATTTGATGGAATAGAG ATCGACCTGCTTTTTGCCAGACTGGCCTTACAGTCCATTCCAGACAACTTGGACCTGAGGGGAGACTCCATCCTGAGGAACCTGGACATCCGGTGTATCCGCAGTCTTAACG GTTGTCGAGTGACTGATGAAATTCTGTACCTGGTGCCAAACAAGGAGAACTTTAGGCTGACACTGAGAGCCATCAAACTGTGGGCCAAAC GCCGTGGGATTTACTCCAACATGCTGGGCTTTCTGGGCGGAGTGTCTTGGGCCATGCTGGTGGCCAGGACCTGCCAGCTGTACCCAAACGCTGTGGCCGCCACGCTGGTCCACAAGTTCTTCCTGGTGTTTTCCAAATG GGAGTGGCCGAATCCTGTGCTATTGAAACAGCCGGAGGACAGTAATCTGAATTTACCCGTGTGGGATCCCAGA gTGAACCCATCCGACAGATACCACCTGATGCCCATCATCACCCCCGCCTACCCCCAGCAGAACTCCACGTACAATGTCTCCACGTCGACGCGCACCATCATGAGCGAGGAGTTCAAATACG GCCTTAGCGTCACAGACGAGATCCTTCAGGGAAAAGCTGAATGGTCCAAACTCTTTGAGCCACCAAACTTTTTCCAAAAGTACAA GCATTACATCGTGCTGACCGCCAGCGCTTCCACAGAAGAAAACCATTTAGAATG gatcGGCCTGGTGGAGTCAAAGATCCGCGTTCTGGTGGGAAACCTGGAGAGGAATGAGTACATCACCCTGGCTCACGTCAACCCCCAGTCCTTCCCCGGCTCCAAAGAGAACCGCAACGA GAACGACTTTGTGTCCATGTGGTTCATTGGGATCATCTTCAAGAAAGTGGAGAACGCGGAGAGTGTGAACATCGACCTGACGTACGACATCCAGTCCTTCACAGATACTG TTTACAGACAagccaacaacatcaacatgctGAAGGATGGGATGAAGATTGAAGCGACGCACGTGAAGAAGAAACAGCTCCATCAGTACCTTCCTCCCGAACtggtgcagaagaagaagagg AGTATAGCGGAGTTGAACCGTAGCTCCAATGGGGGGAGCTCTAAGCGCATCTCTCTGGACAGCAGTCACCTGGACAGCTCCAGAGACACTGACTCTGGGACTCCCTTCACCTCCCCATCCAGCAAACCCTTGAAGCCCGCGTCCGACACGGAGGACAG cGTCAGTCCTCCCAAGCAGCTCTTTGTGGAGGCCTTCCCAGCACCCGgtgctgaagcagcagcagcagctactgCTACAGACCAGGGCATGTCCATCCCTGTTATTGGCTCCA AGCCAGCGGCCAAAGCGAAGCCCGCCTCCCCGCCGGCCAGCAGCTCCTCGGCGACGGCGCAGAGCGGCGACGAGGAGCCCAAGCCCGCCAGCAGCCCCCAAGAGGAGCCTAACGGCCTAGAGGACCCGGTCAACGGCGCCTCTGTCAAGAGACCGCACTCGCCAACGCAAGAGGACTTGGCCAAGAGGCACAAAGAGACAGAG gTGGTTGCAAATGATGACTCTGCTTTTAAAGAGCCATATCCGCCGTCCTCAGACTCATGCACACAGGGAGAA ACCGCCCTCTCCGGCTCAAAGGCGAAGCCGATTCCAACCATCGATACCTCGAGAACACAG AGACTTCCCAGCATGGAGCTGCCAGACGCCTCCTCGCCTCTACCAGCCAGCAACAGCTGCCGCGTCGTGAAGAATTCCATTAAACTGGCCCTCAATCGCCATAA CATCACACCTCCCAAGCCTACAGTGTGTGAGGGCCCCGTCACCGCCGACGCTCCTCCTGCAGTCGAAGAAAAGGGCATGTCCATTCCCGTCATCGGCTCAA AACACGTGGCGTCCAAACTCGCGGTGCCGCCCGTCGGCAGCTCCATCCCCACGCTGGTGAGTCGAGTGTCCGACCCGCTGAACGGAGCGACCGCCAAGAGGCCCCACTCTCCCTCCCTGGAGGAGCAGGCCAAGCGGCTCAAAGAGACGGAAAAGGCCAGGATCCACATAGCttga
- the haao gene encoding 3-hydroxyanthranilate 3,4-dioxygenase gives MSHEPLVNVGSWIAANENAFLPPVCNKLMHFSQLIIMFVGGPNTRKDYHLEEGEELFYQVKGDMCLKVIENGKHKDVHIKEGQMFLLPARIPHSPQRQANTVGLVVERRRLRAETDCLRYYVANTTDTLYEKWFYCENLGTQLVPLIKEFMASEQAKTGKPDPREIFREPPFQLNTMNTMTPFSFKDWLDKRRPSLSSGGPIDMFGAQFETEVMVFGPGLTETSVRQSDVWIWQMEGSSTFTMNQQEFPLSAGDSLLVPEQSQYQWQRDEGTVALFVVQNPERKRP, from the exons ATGAGCCACGAACCTCTTGTGAATGTGGGGAGCTGGATTGCAGCGAACGAGAATGCTTTCCTGCCACCAGTGTGCAACAAGCTCAT GCACTTTTCCCAGTTGATCATCATGTTTGTCGGAGGTCCCAACACCAGGAAGGATTACCATttagaggaaggggaggag CTGTTCTACCAGGTGAAGGGTGACATGTGTCTGAAGGTGATAGAAAATGGGAAGCACAAGGATGTGCACATTAAGGAGGGACAG atgtTCCTGCTGCCGGCCCGGATCCCCCACTCCCCCCAGAGGCAGGCCAACACGGTGGGACTggtggtggagaggagacggCTGCGGGCCGAGACCGACTGCCTGAG GTACTATGTGGCCAACACCACCGACACCCTGTACGAGAAGTGGTTTTACTGTGAGAATCTGGGAACCCAGCTGGTGCCGTTAATCAAAGA GTTCATGGCATCAGAGCAGGCTAAAACCGGAAAGCCCGATCCAA GGGAAATCTTCAGAGAACCGCCGTTCCAGCTGAACACCATGAACACGATGACCCCGTTCTCCTTCAAAGACTGGCTGGACAAGCGCAGGCCGTCGCTGTCCTCCGGCGGGCCCATCGACATGTTCGGAGCTCAGTTTGAGACAGAG GTGATGGTTTTTGGACCCGGGTTGACGGAGACGTCAGTGCGGCAAAGCGACGTGTGGATCTGGCAAATG GAGGGATCCTCGACCTTTACTATGAACCAGCAGGAGTTCCCTCTTTCTGCAGGAGACAGTTTACTTGTTCCTGAACAGAGCCA gtaCCAGTGGCAGAGAGATGAGGGGACTGTTGCCCTGTTTGTGGTTCAAAACCCTGAGCGGAAGAGACCCTGA